The following are from one region of the Tenacibaculum dicentrarchi genome:
- a CDS encoding restriction endonuclease, with product MTLPKHDEIRLPALKLLKAKGKIKLGEFIQPLGEHFKLTDEDLNQMYKSGNGPIFYDRVSWALSYLNMGGLVDKPKRGTYEINTKGIELIEKPEQIDKFINNEIEKREPKKQKNKFEEQVEFDDTFSELTPQEKLYNSFSNIKKSVYTDIINTILTKTPIAFEKLVVSLLQRMGYGGEIQNSGLVTKASNDGGIDGIIKEDVLGLGRIHIQAKRYKTDISIGREEIQKFVGALAVAQSNKGVFITTSYYTKGAIEYANNLNGSTTLVLIDGKQLAEYIYNFGLGMQIEQTIEIKKLDADYWDSLKDND from the coding sequence ATGACATTACCAAAACACGATGAAATAAGATTACCAGCTTTAAAATTATTAAAGGCGAAAGGAAAAATAAAACTTGGAGAATTTATTCAACCACTTGGAGAACATTTTAAATTAACTGACGAGGATTTAAATCAAATGTACAAATCTGGAAACGGACCAATATTTTATGATAGAGTTTCTTGGGCTTTAAGTTATTTAAATATGGGAGGACTTGTTGATAAACCCAAAAGAGGAACTTATGAAATTAATACAAAAGGAATCGAATTAATCGAAAAACCTGAACAAATAGATAAGTTTATAAATAACGAAATTGAAAAAAGAGAGCCTAAAAAACAAAAAAATAAATTCGAAGAACAAGTTGAATTTGATGACACTTTTTCAGAATTAACTCCTCAAGAAAAGCTTTACAATTCTTTTTCAAATATTAAAAAATCTGTTTATACTGATATAATAAATACGATTTTAACTAAAACACCAATTGCATTTGAGAAATTAGTTGTTAGCTTATTGCAGAGAATGGGATATGGTGGAGAAATTCAAAATTCTGGATTAGTCACTAAAGCTTCAAATGATGGAGGAATTGATGGAATAATAAAAGAAGATGTTTTAGGACTTGGTAGAATTCATATTCAAGCTAAAAGGTATAAAACAGATATTTCAATTGGAAGAGAAGAAATACAAAAATTTGTTGGAGCATTAGCTGTTGCACAATCAAATAAAGGAGTTTTTATAACAACTTCTTATTATACAAAAGGAGCTATTGAATATGCAAACAACTTAAATGGTTCAACAACTCTCGTATTAATTGATGGAAAACAACTGGCTGAATATATCTATAATTTTGGTTTAGGAATGCAAATTGAACAAACAATTGAAATAAAAAAACTTGATGCCGATTATTGGGATTCATTAAAAGATAATGATTAA